A stretch of the Bos indicus isolate NIAB-ARS_2022 breed Sahiwal x Tharparkar chromosome 13, NIAB-ARS_B.indTharparkar_mat_pri_1.0, whole genome shotgun sequence genome encodes the following:
- the UCN3 gene encoding urocortin-3, whose protein sequence is MLVPAPFLLVLLLLLGAPQVGLSQRSPKAGSSPSCLHTALREAEKSQRKDTSLLIKRTVPALPRGDPEDQEGQEEEDTEKRTFPGSVGSGGGGGAGSTRYKYPSQAQFQGRPSQDKAKSDRRTKVTLSLDVPTNIMNILFNIAKAKNLRAKAAANAHLMAQIGRKK, encoded by the coding sequence GGCCCCCTTCCTGCTGGTCTTGCTACTGCTCCTCGGGGCCCCCCAGGTGGGCCTCTCCCAGAGGTCCCCCAAAGccgggtccagccccagctgcctCCACACAGCTCTACGTGAGGCCGAGAAGAGCCAGCGGAAGGACACGTCGCTGCTGATCAAGCGGACCGTACCTGCCCTGCCCCGCGGAGACCCGGAGGAccaggaggggcaggaggaggaggacacagagaaaaggaCCTTCCCTGGCTCTGTGGgcagcggcggtggcggcggggcCGGCAGCACCCGGTACAAGTACCCATCCCAGGCACAGTTCCAGGGGCGGCCGTCCCAGGACAAGGCCAAGAGTGACCGGCGCACCAAGGTCACTCTGTCCCTGGACGTCCCCACTAACATTATGAACATCCTCTTCAACATCGCCAAGGCCAAGAACCTGCGAGCCAAGGCCGCCGCCAACGCCCACCTCATGGCCCAGATTGGGCGGAAGAAgtag